In one window of Candidatus Binatia bacterium DNA:
- a CDS encoding hypothetical protein (possible pseudo, frameshifted) encodes MDLEVRGVHNIRVLNMSLGAVPNVFLPNAPPAYCSDIELQSEIFSLLYLDVAIVAATGNGGRTNWVDIPSCMRGVIRVGATYDESFTGRMDWWNTCSDVNPWVDSIACFSNGWSLPLVLAPGALIRFADRAPAAGTSLAAPHVAGAIAALRGEGPFAPDDTECITARLIKTGTPVFDARPNINRAFPRIDLGAAAATLPNSTGDCNANGRVGTTDIELGVAIALGEVGIAQCPLFDARQDGQVTIDELVAAVNVSLYGCTVGPSGYA; translated from the coding sequence GTGGATCTAGAGGTCCGCGGCGTTCACAACATTCGAGTGTTGAACATGAGTCTGGGTGCAGTTCCAAACGTCTTTCTTCCCAATGCGCCGCCCGCATACTGCTCGGACATCGAGCTGCAATCGGAAATTTTTTCGTTGCTCTACCTCGATGTGGCCATCGTTGCAGCCACAGGAAACGGCGGGCGTACGAACTGGGTGGATATCCCGAGCTGTATGCGAGGGGTGATCCGCGTAGGCGCGACTTACGATGAATCATTTACCGGGAGGATGGACTGGTGGAATACCTGCTCCGACGTCAATCCCTGGGTGGATTCGATCGCCTGCTTCTCGAATGGGTGGTCGTTGCCTCTCGTCCTAGCGCCCGGTGCGTTGATTCGGTTCGCGGATCGAGCGCCAGCAGCGGGGACCTCCCTTGCAGCGCCACATGTCGCGGGAGCGATTGCCGCACTCCGCGGTGAAGGCCCTTTTGCGCCTGATGACACCGAGTGCATCACTGCGAGACTCATCAAAACGGGCACGCCGGTTTTCGACGCTCGCCCTAACATAAACAGAGCGTTCCCCCGGATCGACTTGGGTGCCGCGGCGGCAACGCTCCCGAACTCGACGGGAGATTGCAACGCCAACGGGCGCGTGGGCACAACCGACATCGAACTAGGCGTGGCGATCGCACTGGGCGAGGTAGGCATCGCACAGTGCCCGCTCTTCGACGCCCGGCAGGATGGGCAAGTGACAATTGACGAACTCGTGGCTGCAGTCAACGTATCACTGTACGGATGTACCGTTGGGCCGAGCGGCTACGCATAA
- a CDS encoding flavin-binding monooxygenase, translating into MAGPRHLRTIIVGGGFGGVGLGIRLRQSGWTDFTILEKERSLGGTWRDNTYPGAACDVPSMSYCFSFAQKTDWSRKWAPQAEIQAYMEDIAHSFGILPHMRFGVEFTGARFDASRGRWHVFTRHGETLEADALVVGIGQLHHPYIPAIEGRERFRGVQFHSARWNHDFDFRGKRVAVVGNAASAIQFIPQIAPLTEQLYIFQRTPNWMIPRGDRPYRKWEQWAFAHIPGLAKLYRARLWAVLELFLLPVIQQKPWAMRYYRRIALRYLEETVRDPELRRILVPDYPVGAKRILISDDYYQSLNLPHVRVVTDGIASFTENAVVTRKGEQLPVDAVIFATGFRTNPFLAGLRIEGLQGRALQTDWAEGARAYYGITVPGYPNFFMLYGPNTNLGHNSILFMLECQFEYILQALRVLEQGAAYLDVRQDVFEAFNREIQAALQRTAWAQVDHSWYKDEAGRITNNWPYSTLWYWWKTRRLHPADYRIVSLAEAAASASAESLPLVASAGA; encoded by the coding sequence ATGGCGGGTCCTCGACATTTGCGCACGATCATTGTCGGCGGTGGCTTTGGCGGCGTCGGACTGGGCATCCGATTGCGGCAGTCGGGCTGGACGGATTTCACCATTCTCGAGAAGGAACGCTCTCTCGGCGGAACATGGCGTGACAACACCTACCCGGGCGCGGCCTGTGATGTGCCTTCGATGTCCTATTGTTTTTCTTTTGCGCAAAAGACGGACTGGAGCCGCAAGTGGGCGCCGCAGGCCGAGATTCAGGCTTACATGGAGGACATTGCCCACTCCTTTGGAATCCTGCCCCACATGCGTTTTGGGGTCGAGTTTACGGGTGCTCGCTTCGATGCGAGCAGGGGCAGGTGGCATGTGTTTACCCGCCACGGGGAAACCCTGGAAGCCGATGCTCTGGTCGTTGGAATCGGCCAGCTTCATCATCCTTACATTCCGGCCATCGAAGGGCGCGAGCGGTTCCGCGGAGTGCAGTTCCATTCCGCCCGCTGGAATCACGACTTCGACTTCCGCGGTAAGCGTGTGGCCGTGGTTGGCAACGCGGCCAGCGCCATTCAGTTCATTCCCCAAATCGCTCCGCTGACCGAACAGCTCTACATCTTCCAGCGTACTCCCAACTGGATGATTCCGCGCGGCGATCGCCCCTACCGCAAATGGGAGCAATGGGCATTTGCGCACATTCCCGGGCTCGCGAAGCTATATCGCGCGCGACTGTGGGCCGTTCTGGAGTTGTTCCTTCTGCCGGTGATTCAACAGAAGCCATGGGCCATGCGCTACTACCGGCGCATCGCTCTCAGATACCTGGAAGAAACCGTTCGCGATCCGGAGCTGCGGCGCATCCTGGTGCCGGATTACCCAGTGGGCGCCAAGCGCATTTTGATTTCCGACGATTACTACCAGTCGCTGAACTTGCCGCATGTGCGAGTCGTGACCGATGGAATCGCGTCGTTCACGGAAAACGCGGTGGTGACCCGCAAGGGCGAGCAGCTTCCGGTGGACGCAGTGATTTTTGCCACTGGCTTCCGCACCAATCCGTTTCTTGCCGGTCTTCGCATCGAAGGATTGCAAGGTCGCGCGCTGCAGACGGACTGGGCCGAGGGTGCGCGGGCTTACTACGGCATCACCGTCCCCGGGTACCCGAACTTCTTTATGCTGTACGGTCCGAACACCAACCTGGGCCACAACTCCATCTTGTTCATGCTCGAGTGCCAGTTCGAATACATCCTGCAAGCCCTGCGCGTGCTCGAACAGGGTGCGGCGTACCTGGATGTGCGCCAGGATGTGTTCGAGGCCTTCAACCGCGAAATCCAAGCTGCATTGCAACGCACCGCATGGGCGCAGGTGGATCACAGTTGGTACAAAGACGAGGCCGGGCGCATTACGAACAACTGGCCATACTCGACGCTTTGGTATTGGTGGAAGACGCGGCGATTGCACCCGGCGGACTATCGCATCGTGTCGCTGGCCGAAGCCGCAGCATCGGCCTCGGCCGAGAGCTTGCCGCTCGTGGCCAGTGCAGGCGCGTGA
- the tadA gene encoding tRNA-specific adenosine deaminase encodes MRKSNREPTAADELFMRQALACARRAAARGEVPVGAVIVHGGHVIARAYNQPVAKNDPTAHAEIQVLRKAGHRLGNYRLVGCTMYVTVEPCAMCAGAIAYARLDRVVYGAPDFKAGACGTVLDVLGERRINHHTKVEGGILAAECAALMQEFFRARRGGAP; translated from the coding sequence ATGAGGAAGAGCAACCGCGAGCCAACAGCGGCCGACGAACTTTTCATGCGGCAGGCTTTAGCGTGCGCCCGCAGGGCGGCCGCGCGCGGCGAGGTCCCGGTCGGAGCCGTCATCGTACATGGCGGCCATGTGATTGCGCGCGCGTACAATCAACCCGTGGCCAAGAACGACCCCACGGCGCATGCGGAAATCCAAGTGTTGCGCAAAGCAGGGCATCGCCTCGGGAATTACCGGCTAGTGGGCTGCACCATGTATGTCACGGTGGAGCCGTGCGCCATGTGTGCTGGGGCAATCGCGTATGCGCGCCTCGATCGAGTGGTTTACGGAGCTCCAGATTTTAAGGCCGGCGCATGTGGGACCGTGCTCGATGTGCTGGGCGAGCGCCGTATCAATCACCACACCAAGGTCGAGGGTGGGATCCTGGCCGCCGAGTGTGCCGCCCTGATGCAAGAGTTCTTTCGCGCTCGCCGAGGGGGGGCGCCCTAA
- a CDS encoding flavin reductase — MDPAAKKTALRMIPYGLYILTAENARGDVAAATVNWVTQAAFEPPLVVVGVKADSNAHALVKETGAFALNMLGKGQQSLAFTFFKPAVKEGEAISGEPFERGVTGAPLLVRCPAYVESRVVEFIERGDHSVVVGEVVAAGVRQPIEARPDDAILWLKELGEKVFYGG; from the coding sequence ATGGATCCGGCAGCCAAAAAGACTGCATTGAGAATGATTCCTTACGGCCTTTACATCCTCACCGCCGAAAACGCGCGGGGCGACGTAGCCGCGGCCACGGTCAACTGGGTGACTCAGGCTGCATTCGAGCCGCCGCTTGTCGTCGTGGGTGTCAAGGCGGACTCCAACGCGCATGCTCTGGTCAAGGAAACGGGCGCCTTTGCGCTCAATATGTTGGGGAAAGGGCAACAATCGCTGGCGTTTACGTTTTTCAAGCCGGCCGTGAAGGAAGGTGAGGCCATTTCCGGCGAGCCATTCGAGCGTGGCGTGACCGGTGCGCCCTTGCTGGTTCGTTGCCCGGCGTATGTGGAGTCGCGCGTGGTGGAATTCATCGAGCGGGGCGATCATTCGGTGGTCGTGGGCGAGGTAGTCGCGGCGGGGGTTCGGCAACCGATCGAGGCTCGGCCAGACGATGCCATT